The following coding sequences lie in one Oryza brachyantha chromosome 10, ObraRS2, whole genome shotgun sequence genomic window:
- the LOC102709402 gene encoding putative glycine-rich cell wall structural protein 1 has translation MAGTKLAALGFVVLLSIGLASAARVQRYSASQGSGTGGGEGGGYVNGGGAGAGKGSGSGSSGYNGAHASGGGGGGGGGYSQYGGSGEGSGYGTGSGSSQFAQNGYYGYGGSSSAGGAGAGGGDGQAGGYWPSYGHGSGSGTGSGSSVANNYWYGQYANANAGGNGGGNGQGQYGGSGRGAGVGGGFGDANP, from the coding sequence ATGGCAGGCACTAAGCTTGCAGCTCTTGGTTTTGTTGTCCTGTTGAGTATAGGACTAGCTAGTGCCGCCAGAGTACAAAGATACTCTGCTTCCCAAGGTTCTGGCACTGGAGGTGGAGAAGGGGGAGGATATGTAAATGGTGGGGGAGCTGGGGCAGGAAAAGGGAGTGGATCTGGCAGTAGTGGTTATAATGGTGCCCATGCaagtggtggaggaggtggcggaggtggtggttaCAGCCAATATGGTGGTTCAGGAGAAGGCAGTGGGTATGGCACGGGCTCAGGTTCTAGCCAATTTGCCCAAAACGGATATTATGGTTATGGTGGGTCATCTAGTGCTGGCGGTGccggtgctggtggtggtgatggacAAGCCGGTGGTTACTGGCCATCCTACGGTCATGGGTCCGGTAGCGGTACGGGCTCAGGGTCTAGTGTGGCTAATAATTACTGGTACGGACAATATGCTAATGCAAATGCTGGTGGTAATGGTGGAGGTAATGGTCAAGGCCAATATGGTGGTAGCGGACGTGGTGCAGGTGTTGGTGGTGGATTTGGTGATGCTAATCCTTAA
- the LOC102709680 gene encoding putative glycine-rich cell wall structural protein 1, whose amino-acid sequence MAGTKLAALGFIVLLSIGLASAARVQRYSASQGSGTGGGEGGGYVNGGGAGAGTGSGSGSSGYNGAHASGGGGGGGGGYSQYGGSGEGSGYGTGSGSSQTAQNGYYGYGGSSSADGSGAGGGDGQAGGYWPSNGHGSGSGTGSGSSEANNYYYGQYANANAGGHGGGNGQGQYGGSGRGAGVGSGFGDANP is encoded by the coding sequence ATGGCAGGCACTAAGCTTGCAGCTCTTGGTTTTATTGTCCTGTTGAGTATAGGACTAGCTAGTGCCGCCAGAGTACAAAGATACTCTGCTTCCCAAGGTTCTGGCACTGGAGGTGGAGAAGGGGGAGGATATGTAAATGGTGGTGGAGCTGGGGCTGGAACTGGGAGTGGATCAGGAAGTAGTGGTTATAATGGTGCCCATGCaagtggtggaggaggtggcggaggtggtggttaCAGCCAATATGGTGGTTCAGGAGAAGGCAGTGGGTATGGCACGGGCTCAGGTTCTAGCCAGACTGCCCAAAATGGATATTATGGTTATGGTGGGTCATCTAGTGCCGACGGTAgcggtgctggtggtggtgatggacAAGCCGGTGGTTACTGGCCATCCAACGGTCATGGGTCCGGTAGCGGTACGGGCTCAGGATCTAGTGAGGCTAATAATTACTACTACGGACAATATGCTAATGCAAATGCTGGTGGCCATGGTGGAGGTAATGGTCAAGGCCAATATGGTGGTAGCGGACGTGGTGCAGGTGTTGGCAGTGGATTTGGTGATGCTAATCCTTAA
- the LOC102709960 gene encoding glycine-rich cell wall structural protein 2-like translates to MAGTKLAALGFVVLLSIGLVSAVRVERYSNAQGSGTGSGEGVGSVNGGGAGVGTGSGSGSSGYYGAHASGGGGGGGGGYSQYGGSGSGSGSGSGSGSSQTSQNGYYGYGGSASAGGSGAGGGAGQAGGYWPSYGHGSGSGTGSGSSEATNNYYGQYSNANAGGNGGGNGQGQYGGSGSGSGVGSGYGDANP, encoded by the coding sequence ATGGCGGGGACTAAGCTAGCAGCTCTTGGGTTTGTTGTCCTCTTGAGCATTGGACTAGTTAGTGCCGTGAGGGTAGAAAGATACTCAAATGCCCAAGGTTCGGGCACAGGAAGTGGAGAGGGGGTAGGATCCGTGAATGGTGGGGGAGCTGGGGTAGGAACAGGGAGTGGGTCTGGTAGCAGTGGTTACTATGGTGCCCACGCaagtggtggaggaggaggtggaggtggtggttaCAGTCAATACGGTGGGTCAGGATCTGGTAGTGGATCCGGCTCAGGCTCAGGCTCTAGTCAGACTAGCCAAAATGGATATTATGGTTACGGAGGATCAGCTAGTGCTGGTGGTAGCGGTGCCGGTGGTGGAGCTGGACAAGCTGGTGGTTACTGGCCATCCTACGGTCATGGGTCTGGCAGTGGTACAGGCTCAGGCTCTAGTGAGGCTACTAATAATTATTATGGTCAATACTCTAATGCAAATGCCGGTGGCAATGGTGGCGGTAACGGTCAAGGCCAATATGGTGGCAGCGGCAGTGGATCAGGTGTTGGATCTGGATACGGTGATGCCAACCCTTAA